In the genome of Lysobacter sp. BMK333-48F3, the window GCGAGCTCGCGCAGCGCGGTCCAGTCGGCCGCCACCGGCCGGCCCAGGCGCGCGCCCAGTTCGGTCGCCAGCGCGCGCAGCGCGCGGCCTTCGAACACCGAATGCAGGTAATCGCGGCCGATCGCCTGTTCGGCGCGGATGCCGAGCAGGCGTTCGGCGAACGGATTGATCAGACTGAAGCGGCCCTGCTCGTCGACCGCCAGGATCGCGGTCTGCGCCGCTTCCAGCAGCGAGCGCTGGAAGCGCTCGCGCCGCTCCAGCTCGGCGCGGGTGCGCTCGTTGCGGATCAGCTGGCCGGTCAGCTCGGTCTCGAAGCCGAGCACGTCGCGGCGCATGTCGATGAAGGCCTGCATGACCGCGCCGAGTTCGCCCGGCGGCAGCTCGCCGGGTTCGGCGGTGTAATCGTGCTCGCGCATCCGCCGCGCCAGCCAGGTCAGCCGGACCACGCCGCGCGAGGCGTTGCGCAGCACCCGCTGGCCGACCAACGCCGCCAGCAGCAGCGCCGCCAGCGACACGCCGATGCGCAGCAGGCTGACCCGCTCGCTGCGGACGATGTCGGCGCGGACCACCGCGTCGGCCTGGATCAGCTCCAGGTCGGAGATGGCCTGCAGGCGCTGGGTCAGCGGGTCGATCGACGGATACAGGCGGGTGTCGGCGAAGCGGCCCAGCGCCGGCAGGTCGCGTCGGCGCAGGATCGCCTGCAGTTCGGCCGCGGCGGCGTCGGCGCGGTGCCGGGCCTGTTCGGCGGCGCGCAGTTGGTCGTGCTCGATCGCGGTATGCGGCAGGTGCTGCAATCGCCGCCAGCCGCGGTCGATGCGCTGGCGCGCGTCGTCGACGCGGCGCAGGCCTTCGTTCCAATCGACCAGGCCGTTGCGTACCCGGAAGGTGGTGTCGACCACGTCCAGGCCGTAGGCATCGGAGACGGTCTTAAGCAGGCGCAGGCCGATCAGGCCGTCGTCCTTCAGCGCGTGCAGGGTTTTGCGCGCCCGGTACTGTTCGAACTCGTCGATCGCCAGCACGCTGGCGCCGGTCAGCAGGAACAGGCCGAACAGGCCCCACAGCTGGTGGCGCACGCTGATCCGGTCGAGCCAGGCCAGCATCGCCGCCTCAATGCTCGGGCCGGCGCCAGCGGCCGAGCAGGGCCGGCAGTTCCGCGCCGGGCACGGCGTCGCCGATCAGCCGGCCCTGGGCGATGGCGCAGCCCAGGTCGGCCAGCATCTGCCAGTCCTCGACCGTCTCCACGCCCTCGGCGACCGCGTCCAGGCCGAGCTTGCGCGCCAGGTCCAGGCTGGCCTCGACCACCGCCCGCTTGCGCGGCTGGTGGGCGGCGCCGGCGACGAACTCCTGGTCGATCTTGAGTTCGGTGAACGGCACCTGCGACAGCTGCGACAGCGACGACCAGCCGGTGCCGAAATCGTCGATCGACAGGCCGAACCCTTTCAGCCGCAGCCGCGCCAGCACGCCCAGGCCGCGCGCGACGTCGGCGATCAGCGAGCTTTCGGTGAGCTCCAGCACCACTTCGCCGGGCTCGACCCCGGCCTCGCGGACGATGCGCTGGTAGCGATCGGCGGCGCCGGCGTCGTCGAGCGCGGTCGCCGGCACGTTGACCGACAGCTTCAGGCGCAGGCCCTGGCGCTCCCATTGCCGCTTCCAGGCGCAGGCGGCGGAGAGAATGCGCTCGGTCAGGCCGTCGAGCAGTTGCAGCTCTTCCAGCACCGGCATGAAGTGCTGCGGCATCACCACCCGGCCGTCGCTGCGGCGCCAGCGCGCCAGCGCCTCGACGCCGATCGCCCGGCCGTTGCCGAGTTCGACCTGGGGCTGGAACCAGGGCTGGATGTCGTTGTTTTCGAGCGCGGCGCGGGCGCTGTCGGGGCTGATCTCGCCCGGGTCCTCGTCGGCGGCGGCATCGACGGCGTGGTCCAGCCCGGCCAGGGCCTGGGCCAGCTTGGCCCGGGTCAGCGGCTTGGGCACCGCTTCCAGCACGTGCAGGCCGCAGGCGCGGGCCATGGTCTGGACGGTGTGCAGCAGGGCGGCGTCGAGCGCGCTGGCGACCAGGATCGAGCGCGCCAGGTGTTCCTGGGCGAGGTGGTCGATGAACTCGATCCCGTCCATGCCGGGCATGTCCAGGTCGACCACCACCACGTCCGGCGCCTGCGGCAGCGCGCGCAGCAGGCGCAGCGCGGCGTGGCCGTCGCCGGCTTCGTGCAGGCGGGCGATGCCGAGTTCGGCCAGCAGGCGCAGGGCCATGCGGCGCTGGAAGCCGTGGTCTTCGACTACCAGGACGCTCAAGGCCGACAGCGGCATGCGATCCCTCGGCTGCGTTTACGGCGGCAGACCGAGTCCCGGGAGCGGGCATCCGGCCGCGAACGGCAGACTGTAGCCGTGTCTGCGGGATCGGCGGAGCGCGCGGCGACGAACGGTCGCCGCCCAGATTACGCGCCGCCCGGCGGCGGCGCGTGAAGTCCTGCCGGCGCCGGGCGCGACGGCCCGGCGCGGCGGCTCAGGGCCAGCGCGGCGGGTCGGCCGCCCAGGCCTGCTGCACTTCGGCCAGGGTCGCGCGTTCGGCCTCGCGCCACTGCGGCAGCAGCTCGGCATAGCGCGCGGTGCCGCGCCACAGGTCCGGCTCGGTGCGCACCGCGGCGGCGTACCACTGCAGCGCCTCGTCCTTGCGCCCCAGCTGCCACAGCGCCACGGCGAAGGTCGGCGGCATCCAGGCGGCGCTGACGCTGCGCGCGTTGTGCAGCGCCGTCCACTGCTTGAACGCGTCTTCGTAGGCGCCGGCGCGGTACAGGTCCCAGCCGTAGTTCCAGTTGATCGCGCGCCACAGGCTGCTGCCGCTGTCGGCGTCGCGGAACGCGCGCGCATACAGCTGGCGGCCGACTTCGGCGCGGCCGGCGGCCATCGCCAGGTGGCCCAGCTGGGCCGCCTCGGCCGGGGCGTTGGCCTTGCGTTCGAGGGTCTTGGCCAGGCGTTCCATCGCCGCTTCGCCGGTTTCGCGGATCGCGAGCACCGGCTTGGTGGTCTGTCCGTCCACGTCGAAATAGAACTCGACCGGCTTGGACAGGGTCTGGGCGCCGGCAGCGCCGGACACGAGGGCCGCGGCAAGCGCCGCCGCCAACAACGAGTTGCGGATGAGCATGTAGATCGAATCCCCCTGGCTACCCGCACATGCTAACCGCTGCACAGCACAATCCATGAACGGGCGCACATAATTCTTTGACATAACCTGGCAGCCGGCCTGTTTGCGGCCGGCGTTTTCGCGTATTTGCGCGGCACCGCTCATGCGGCCCGCCTGTTCATCCAATCAGCGCCGCCGTCGCCGGCGGCGCAGGTCGCTCGCGCTCAACCGCCCGGACGCAACACCACCCGGTCCAGCGCCCACAACGGGTCGTGGCCGCCGCTGGCGAAGACCAGGCACAGGTTATGCCGGCCGCGGGTCTTCGGCAGCGCCGCCTTCAGCACGCTGAGCCCGGCCGAGCCGCGCGCCGGCGCCAGCGGCAGGCGCGCCACCGGCTCGCTCTTGCAGTCGTCCAGCCGCACCTCCAGCGCGCCGCCGAGTTCGGCCTTGCGCACCACGATGTTCTTGGTGTCGTGCCAGAGCTGGAAGTTGTACGGCAGCTGGCCGACCCGGACCTCGATTTCGCCGATCCCGTCCAGCGCGGCGTTGGGGTAGATCCAGCACGGGTCGATCAGGTTCACGGTCAACGCCGCGCGCTCGCCGTCGCCGCGGCCGTCGCGCGCGGCGTCGTCTTCCACCCGCAGGTTGTAGCCCTCGCGGCACGGGGTCAGCGCGGCGCTGCCGAGGGCGCCGAACTCGGCGGCGTCGGCGATCGGGTAGCGGCGCGGCGCCGACACCGGTTGGGTGTCGAAGAAGGTCGTGGCGACCAGGTCCAGCGGCGCCTTGGCCGGCAGCGGCGCGGTGTAGACCGGCGAGTTCGCGTCCGGCTCGCGGCCGTCGGTGCGGTAGCGGATCTGGCCGAAGCCGGTCTGGTTGGACAGGCGGATCTGCGCCGGCGCGCCGGGCTCGGCGGCGAGTTCGAACTCGACCGCGTAGGCGGCGTCGCTGGCGCCGACCCGCTGCGCCCGGTAGCGCGCCAGCTGCGGCACCAGGCGGCGCTGGAAATCGTTCCAGTCGCGCCCGGCCTGTGGCGACCACACCACCTCCGCCAGCGCGTCCAGGCGCGGATACAGCGCCAGCTCGACCCGGTCGAAGCCGCGCTTGTGCTCGCTCCACAGGTTGGCCTGGGCGCCGATCACGCGCCGGGCCTGCTCGCCGCGCAGTTCCTCCGGGATCACCTCGAAGCCATAGAAGTCCTGCAGGGTGCTGACCGGATAGCGGCCGCTGGGCTCGTCGTCGCGATCGCTCTGGACGTAGTCCAGGTACAGCTTGCGGTCCGGCGACAGGATCACGTCGTGGCCTTCGCGCGCGGCCTCGACCGCGCCCACGGTGCCGCGCCAGGACATCACCGTCGCGCTGGCCGGCAACTTGCCGCCTTCCAGGATCTCGTCCCAGCCGACCAGCACCCGCTGGTGCGAGTCCAGGTGCTGGCCGATCCGGCCGACGAACCAGCTCTGCAGCGCCATCTCGTCCTTCAGGCCCAGCGCCTTGATCTTGGCCTGCACCGCCGGCGAAGCGATCCACTGGTCCTTGGCCGCTTCGTCGCCGCCGATATGGATGTACTTCGACGGGAACAGGCCGACGACTTCGTCGAGCACGTTGCGCAGGAACTCGAAGGTCGAATCGTCGACGCCGTACAGGTAGGTGTGCACGCCCCAGTCCGGCGACACCGGCGGCGCCTGCTTGACCACGTCGCGCACGCCCAGCTCCGGATACGAGGCGATCGCCGCCTGGGCGTGGCCCGGCATCTCGATCTCCGGCACCACGGTGATGTGGCGCGCGGCGGCGTAGGCGACCACCTCGCGGATCTGTTGCTGGGTGTAGAAACCGCAGTAGGGGCGCGGCTTGCCGTCCTCGCCGCGGCCGGCGGCGCCGGCCGGGATGCGGCAGCCGCCGACCTCGGTCAGGCGCGGGTAGCGCTGGATCTGGATCCGCCAGCCCTGATCGTCGGTGAGATGCCAGTGGAAGGTGTTGAGCTTGTGCAGCGCCATCTGGTCGATCACCGACTTGACCTCGTCGACGCTGCGGAAATGGCGCGCGACGTCGAGCATCAGCCCGCGCCAGGCGAAGCGCGGCGCGTCCTCGATGCGCTGCGCGGCGATCGCGGTCGGGCCCTGGCCGCCGGCGGCGGTGGCCAGTTGCCACAGGCTGACCGCGCCGTAGAACAGGCCGGCGGCGGCGCGCGCGCGCACCTGCACGCCGTCGGCGCGCACCTCCAGCGCATAGGCTTCGTCGCCGGCCGGCGCGGCCGGGTCGATGGCGAACGAGATCGTTCCGGCGGCGGGCGATGCGGCGGTATCGATCGCTGGAGCGAAGCCGCGCGCTCGCTGCACGCGCGCGGCGAAGTCTTCGGCCACCTGGCGCGCCGCCGGGTCGCCGGCGGCGACGCTGAGCCGGGTCTGCGGACCGAATACGAAGCGGCCCTGGCCCGGCACCATCTGCGCCGGCCGCGGGATCAGCGCGCTGGGATGGGCGGCGGTGGCGACCGCGGCATCGGTCGTCGCGGCGGCGGGCCGGGCGGCGGCGGGCGCGTCGGGATGGGCGCCGTTGCAGGCGGCCAGCGCCAGGCTCAGCGCGGTAGCAGCGGTGCAGGTCCAGGCGGTGCGTGTCTTCATCGTCTCAGAGTCCTTGCGGCGCCCTCGCGCGGCGGCGGCGCGAACGGGCGATCAGTGGCGTGGGGCGTGGTCGGTCGGGTGGCGAGCGCGGCGACCCCGGCCGGGCCGACGCGGATGAAGCCCGCCGCGCGGGAAAAACACCGCGCGCGGCGCCAGGCCGCGCGATCGGCGGATAACGCAAGACGCCGGCACGGGGCCGGCGTCTTGGGTCGAACGCTGCGGACGATGCGGCGGCGCGAAGCCGCCGCATCGGCGCTTACGGCTCGGAGGAGCCGGGCGGTGCTCAGAAGTTGAACCGGAACGTGGCCATGTAGCGGCGGCCGCTGTGGTACTTGCCGACCAGCTTGTCCTTGCTGCCGGAGTACTGCACGTACTCCTCGTCGAGGATGTTCATCGCGTCGAACGACACGCCCATGTTGTCGTTGAACTTCCAACCCACGCTGGCGCCGAGCTCGGAGTAGTCGTCCACGCTCGCCGGCGCCGCGCCGGCCACGTAGCCGCCGGCCAGGTAATGGCTGCGCCAGTTGTAGGACAGGCGCACGCTCAGCGGACCCTGCTCGTAGTAGGGGCTGATCGCGACGCTGTCGCGCGACTGGTAGGGCAGCGGGTCGCCGGTGTTGTTCTCGCCGTCGGCGTAGGTGTAGTTCGCGGTCAGGCCGAAGCCGGTGTCGGCGAACGGCTGCTGGTAGCTTACGTTGAAGCCCTTGACCTTGCCCTTGCCGGCATTGCGCGGACGCTGGATGTCGTAGTCGCAATAGCCGTCGCTGGTGCAGCCGTGGAAACCGACCAGGGTGGCGTCGAACAGCGCCCGGTTGGTGTCGCGGATCGAGTTGTACTGGCGTTCCACCCGCGCGGCGCTGTCGATGTAGTTGTCGATGTCCTTGTAGAACACCGACGCCGCCAGCACCGCCTGTTCGGCGAAGTACCACTCCACCGACAGGTTGTAGTTGGTCGACTCGTACGGCGACAGCTCGGCGTTGCCGCCGCTGCCGTTGTAGGTGGTGTCGTTGAGGAAGGTGTTGTTGACCATCTGGTTGTACGGCGCCCAGGCGATCACCTTGGCCGCGCCGAAGCGGAACAGCAGGTCGTTGCCGGTGTCGTAGACCACGTTCACCGACGGCAGCAGGAAGTCTTCCTTCTTCGACTTGGTCTGCCACTTGCTGGCCAGG includes:
- a CDS encoding family 20 glycosylhydrolase; the encoded protein is MKTRTAWTCTAATALSLALAACNGAHPDAPAAARPAAATTDAAVATAAHPSALIPRPAQMVPGQGRFVFGPQTRLSVAAGDPAARQVAEDFAARVQRARGFAPAIDTAASPAAGTISFAIDPAAPAGDEAYALEVRADGVQVRARAAAGLFYGAVSLWQLATAAGGQGPTAIAAQRIEDAPRFAWRGLMLDVARHFRSVDEVKSVIDQMALHKLNTFHWHLTDDQGWRIQIQRYPRLTEVGGCRIPAGAAGRGEDGKPRPYCGFYTQQQIREVVAYAAARHITVVPEIEMPGHAQAAIASYPELGVRDVVKQAPPVSPDWGVHTYLYGVDDSTFEFLRNVLDEVVGLFPSKYIHIGGDEAAKDQWIASPAVQAKIKALGLKDEMALQSWFVGRIGQHLDSHQRVLVGWDEILEGGKLPASATVMSWRGTVGAVEAAREGHDVILSPDRKLYLDYVQSDRDDEPSGRYPVSTLQDFYGFEVIPEELRGEQARRVIGAQANLWSEHKRGFDRVELALYPRLDALAEVVWSPQAGRDWNDFQRRLVPQLARYRAQRVGASDAAYAVEFELAAEPGAPAQIRLSNQTGFGQIRYRTDGREPDANSPVYTAPLPAKAPLDLVATTFFDTQPVSAPRRYPIADAAEFGALGSAALTPCREGYNLRVEDDAARDGRGDGERAALTVNLIDPCWIYPNAALDGIGEIEVRVGQLPYNFQLWHDTKNIVVRKAELGGALEVRLDDCKSEPVARLPLAPARGSAGLSVLKAALPKTRGRHNLCLVFASGGHDPLWALDRVVLRPGG
- a CDS encoding tetratricopeptide repeat protein, coding for MLIRNSLLAAALAAALVSGAAGAQTLSKPVEFYFDVDGQTTKPVLAIRETGEAAMERLAKTLERKANAPAEAAQLGHLAMAAGRAEVGRQLYARAFRDADSGSSLWRAINWNYGWDLYRAGAYEDAFKQWTALHNARSVSAAWMPPTFAVALWQLGRKDEALQWYAAAVRTEPDLWRGTARYAELLPQWREAERATLAEVQQAWAADPPRWP
- a CDS encoding EAL domain-containing response regulator produces the protein MPLSALSVLVVEDHGFQRRMALRLLAELGIARLHEAGDGHAALRLLRALPQAPDVVVVDLDMPGMDGIEFIDHLAQEHLARSILVASALDAALLHTVQTMARACGLHVLEAVPKPLTRAKLAQALAGLDHAVDAAADEDPGEISPDSARAALENNDIQPWFQPQVELGNGRAIGVEALARWRRSDGRVVMPQHFMPVLEELQLLDGLTERILSAACAWKRQWERQGLRLKLSVNVPATALDDAGAADRYQRIVREAGVEPGEVVLELTESSLIADVARGLGVLARLRLKGFGLSIDDFGTGWSSLSQLSQVPFTELKIDQEFVAGAAHQPRKRAVVEASLDLARKLGLDAVAEGVETVEDWQMLADLGCAIAQGRLIGDAVPGAELPALLGRWRRPEH